A stretch of the Planktothricoides raciborskii GIHE-MW2 genome encodes the following:
- a CDS encoding response regulator transcription factor codes for MNGHILLVENEVKLAQFIELELKYENYQVTVAPNGISGLKAAQELNPDLVILDSMLSGLSGLELCRILRTNGNMVPVILLTPKDDVPARVAGLDAGADDYILKPVSTEELLDRIRTYLRRTQEDDPDRLTFADLNLNQRTREVFRGGRLIELTAKEFDLLEYLISHPREVLSREQILANVWGYDFMGDSNIIEVYIRYLRLKLEAKNEKRLIQTVRGIGYVLRD; via the coding sequence ATGAATGGACATATCCTGCTGGTAGAAAATGAAGTAAAGCTGGCTCAGTTCATTGAACTAGAACTAAAATATGAAAACTACCAAGTCACTGTAGCCCCAAATGGCATATCAGGACTGAAAGCCGCCCAAGAATTGAACCCGGATCTGGTGATTCTGGATTCCATGTTGTCGGGACTCTCAGGATTAGAACTGTGTCGCATTTTGCGAACCAACGGCAATATGGTGCCGGTAATTTTATTAACCCCTAAAGATGATGTACCCGCTCGCGTAGCGGGTTTAGATGCGGGGGCTGATGACTATATACTCAAACCCGTCAGCACAGAAGAACTCCTAGACCGAATTCGGACTTACCTCCGACGCACTCAAGAAGATGACCCAGACAGATTAACCTTTGCGGATCTGAATCTCAACCAACGAACTCGTGAAGTGTTTCGCGGCGGCAGATTAATCGAACTGACGGCCAAAGAGTTTGACCTGTTAGAATACCTCATTTCTCATCCCCGCGAAGTCCTCAGCCGGGAGCAAATTCTCGCAAATGTCTGGGGTTATGATTTTATGGGCGATTCTAATATTATTGAGGTCTATATTCGCTATTTGCGATTGAAACTAGAGGCCAAAAATGAAAAGCGTCTGATTCAAACCGTGCGGGGAATCGGCTATGTGTTGCGAGATTAG